In Nomascus leucogenys isolate Asia chromosome 6, Asia_NLE_v1, whole genome shotgun sequence, one DNA window encodes the following:
- the LOC101177132 gene encoding LOW QUALITY PROTEIN: uncharacterized protein LOC101177132 (The sequence of the model RefSeq protein was modified relative to this genomic sequence to represent the inferred CDS: inserted 1 base in 1 codon; deleted 1 base in 1 codon; substituted 1 base at 1 genomic stop codon) — protein sequence MGVFTCKGRXRIPCCSSIRFGTPPXPHQRASAMPRRGLQQTRQYPPVGPKAGGRAAPPNSQAACSTPHAPLSASGEHPATPRHHTHTRYTPPSHAWPGTLEMSESQAFPEESGLEGGLPPFAELQMKTADDRPHPDPTWLTGAVTQDC from the exons ATGGGAGTGTTCACATGCAAGGGCAGGTAA CGGATCCCCTGCTGCTCCAGCATCAGATTTGGGACACCCC TGCCCCACCAGAGGGCATCAGCTATGCCTAG AAGGGGACTACAACAGACTCGACAGTATCCACCGGTTgggcccaaggcaggaggaagggcGGCGCCCCCAAACTCCCAGGCCGCCTGCAGCACCCCCCACGCGCCGCTCTCCGCCTCTGGGGAGCATCCTGCcaccccccgacac cacacacacacccgctaCACCCCGCCTTCTCACGCCTGGCCAGGCACTCTGGAGATGTCGGAGAGCCAGGCTTTTCCTGAAGAGTCAGGATTGGAAGGCG GACTTCCACCATTTGCTGAGCTCCAGATGAAAACAGCAGACGACAGGCCACACCCCGATCCCACCTGGCTTACAGGTGCTGTCACACAG GACTGCTGA